aaacctaGAAAGTGGAATATGAAAAGTCATTAGGTAAAATGGTtaccaaaaatacaaagaaaatttatagagttttttattttcccctatAAAAAGTGACATAAATTTCATTCCATTGGATagttatcaaaaaaataatgaaaacatAGGAAAGTGGAATATTTAAAGTCATTTGGTTAGATATGGttaccaaaaaatttaaaagatatatGGCTTTGGATTAAGTGGtttattcggttcgatttcggttcAAATCAATGGGTCTTGAcatgaaaccgaaaccgaatcgAACCGAATTAGAATACCATATattagaaccaaaaccaaatcgaattaATTTGGTTCGGCTCTATTCGGTTAATTCGGCTCAGTTTCGGGTTCGgtttttggtttcggtttggttttgacacccttagaccCAATATGAGCCTTTGAATTGGCAAGAGAATGCTGTCTAGTTCCGTGGTGCTGCACCAATGTGAAGGGCCATTAAGAACGGGTGGAGGAGTATTTGAatgaatgagaatgagaattATTTAGTTTATAGGGGGATGGGTTGAGCGGTAATTTCACGTGATTTTGTGTCTTGCCAGGTGCAAGGACGATGTGACCTgttagtaattttttttcctaaaaaaaaaaacaatatctatttcaaaatttagaatgttttaccaaaataataataGTATCTTGATCATTAGTACTCTTGGCATTCATGGAAGATTCTAGACTCGTCATATGGTTGAATTCTTATGTGCATCTTAAACCCATGcttcaaaaaatatatttaatatatagtTGGAGGAAGGATTTATACATGCTTTCCACGTGTATTCCCACACCAAACCAATAGGTGAACAAGAGGGAGTGCTTCACAATTTCTACATTGGGGGTCCACGCAACCAAAGTTTGAATTTTAGTTATGAGTCAGCATGTTACATTGTGTTTGGGTGTGTAGGGTTGGAGTTCTTTTTATGGAAAGACTCTGAGTCATCAAAAAATTAGACAAATCCATATATTAAGTGTGGCCTTTTTTgttgttatgtttttttttttttttggagacaggaggggtatccgactttaggtcgactaaatcccccctaggttcgtacatgacccccgcaCCATGCTTTTTGTTGTTATATTCAATAAGCATGATCATAAGATGATTTCATAATGATGGATGAGAATTAATGACAGAGACAAAAGCTTGAAAGTGAAAAGCAGAACCTCAGTTCTTAAGACTCTAGCTCGACTATATCCATTTTAAttctacacaaaaaaaaaaaaaaaaaaaaaaaactttattcaTTTTAATCAAATTACCTCACATGTATATTATTCATGCATGCACTACTATGCTCTCTCTTTTAGTCTTGTACTTTTTAAATCTTTACTTTACCACATGCAAAGAGGGCAGACCTCGATACAACAGTATGATTGCTTGATTGCAATCTAGTGTTTACGGGTTTTCATAAAGTGGAGGTAAGGCTGCGTAAATTATAATCATTTTCAAATCCTACGATAAGGAGATCCACATGCACTAGGTATGTCATTTTACTTTGCcactaaaacttgacatgtgaatgGAAGAGTTAAGGTTCTACCAATCTATAGAATTTGGGTTCCATCTGATCTAGCACGTGACAAAATTTTAAGACCATTTAGGGATGACTTTCTCATTGGACTGCAAGTAGGAAACTTCCTCTACCCCTACTTATTTTATGACTGTAaatagtttttaattttttattttttttggataattgaTTATGATCAATAGTGCACAACAAAAGTATTGGGGTTATTTATTTGGATGTAATGCATGATAATGATGTTTTACTAAATGAGTCATCGAGATGATAAGTATTTCGGTATGCTGGGCACTCGGCGGCATGCACAAccttttttcttataaatatttgtatggggtgctgttctctgtgccatagcgcaggttgcgcccaggcacatgggggtggacacAATGACCAACCTGCCCCCTGCATAGGCTGCCTGGCCATGTGCCTGAGCGTAGGCTGCGCTAcgacatagagaacattctccctatttgTATATAAggaaatagttttctgtcctggagtgtggcctacactagcattcccatgtgtctatctctctcctccttaaaacaaggggacagaagtgtcttttcatatagagaagagagagaaagactcatGCAAGTGCTGGTGTACGCCATTCTCCCGAGttgaattctttttcccttgtatATAATAGTAGACTATCTTTCCACGTGAGAACAAAATTCTTCATATTTCCCttctttattttcaaaaaacttagaACAACGAtttaagaaataagaaaattgtAAAATGATGACAACTACACTCTTCTTATCTCTAGTTTTCACTTTTGATGCTTCCCAAAGGTGCAGGACAAGACTGACATATTAATGAGAATGAATGACAAtgctaaaagaagaaaagagacgaATGATTTACCGACTTTTCCTTCTTAATTAGGAAAGCCAAAATcttttgaaattatttattaagAAGAGATTCATGCACGGCCGAGGAAACCCCATTGAGAATTCATTTAATAGTagaggtaagggtgtcaaacggtggTTCGGATTCGggtattcggtttggttttggttcggtttcatGGTTTGAGGGTGTGACCCGAAATCGAATAAAAAATCGAGTCGATTCTGGGACCATCAATCGAATCCGAACTTgctcggttcggttcgattaCGGTTCTAATTCAATTTCCAAATCCAGTTCCAATTCGGGTCTAATTCGGTTTCGGGTTACGATTCTAATTCGACTGCATacttgaagagttgaagttGAAGAATTGAAAAGGGAAACTAAGAAAGGGAACAAGAGAAAACCTAGAAAGTGGAATATGAAAAGTCATTAGCTTAGATGGTTaccaaaaatacaaacaaaattctttgagttttttattttcctctaTAGAAAGTGGcatataaattttatttcattggatagttaccaaaaaaaaacaatgaaaacataGGAAAATGGAATATTTAAAGTCATTTGGTTAGATATGGttatcaaaaaatttaaaagatatatGGCTTTGGATTAAGTGGTTtattcggttcagttttggttcaaaccaacGGGTCTTGGcatgaaaccgaaaccgaaccgaatcgaATTAGAATACCATATACCATaaacgaaaccaaaccgaattaattCGATTCAGCTTGGTTCGATTAATTCGGCTCGATTTCATGTTCAATTTTcggtttcaatttgattttgacacccttaagtagAGGTAGTCTGGATAATTCGAGGGAACCATTGTCCCCATTCAATGGTTTGGTGCACAGTTGAGTTGTGCACTGTGCATGAAACCTTTTGCCCTagttattataaaaaaaaatccacttaTCAATATCAATAGGAAAtggttctacccaaaaaaaaaaaaaaacaggaaatgGTGcaattccttttttattttaataatgtAAATGATAAGGGTAATCTTGCTTTGCCAAAATGTAGGATTTGTTTTTCCATATGGTGATGTGCTTTGTTCTAGAAATATGGGTTTGGATATGGTAAATTAATGGTAAAcacaaaactaattaaaaaaattatattttaataaaAGGCAAAATCAATAGTaataaaagcaaagaaaaaaacttAGAAGAGAGTTTTCGATAGTTTTTGTACACGGCCGTGCATGGTACATGATTGTGCTTTCAATCATTGAATGGACATGATCGTGTACACTGCACAACCCTTCATTCTCATCTGCCAGTTGCAAACACAGTGGTACACGGCCGTGCACGAAATCTTTTGCCAAAAACTTATTTGCAAATATGGGAAGTCTGAAGTATGACAAATGCGAGTGTATTTAAAGATGGATTTCGCACCTATCAAGAATATATCCTCTCAATGTATACGGGTTTAGACGTTTAGTAAGTTTTTTATTTACATAAATAATTATTGTTTGTAACTAGAAAGTTtccctccttccccccccccccccaaaaaaaacaaaaaatatagaaaggttcccttaatttgtttattttaaCTTCATAGAAACTTTCTGCCATCCAAACTCACCCTAACTGAAAACGGGACCAGCATTAAGACTAGgggggatgtaaacggatcgaattcggctcggatagtgctatatccgcatccgcattcgcattcgcatccgattagctttcggacggattcggatagtgccaaacggatacggatatagATACgtatcggatattttatctgtttacatgtaaatatagctttttcgatagctatagcctatccgtatccgcatctgtttagcttttggacggattcggatagtgctaaacggatacgaacatagattcggaaacggattttggctattcatttacacctctACCTAAAATTAGACAGAGAAACCACTCTACTATGATTAGAATGAAAAGAATGTCTTAGGactgaagatgatgaacaaacAATGCCGCTCCAGTTCACATCAGGGCTTTGGCCCAAATAAGATTATAAGCTGATTTGAAAGAAAATCTTCCATTCATCATCGGAGTCCACCGACAAATATCATTACTAACTAAATATggaaatgatttggagttagtgatataATCATGTAGGGGTAATTattacaaaatttttattttttatgtttaaaaTTTGAATTCCCTTCCCTTGaatttcctttgcaaccaaacggagccatTAGTTCTTTCTAACTATACAAGGGCTGGTTGGGTTTGCTTGTTCTGAATTAGATTCTGTTTAACAAAACTTCATTGGACAATAATCACACTAAAACCAATGaattgcaatagcgcaacttaaccttTGCATCAAGGCTTGCCCActatggatctttatcccctccaattccctaccCAGCCCAATTCCTtagttcctctaacaagagggcaggaatgaccaccttacctttGCTCGAACACTATGttcgggtgggatccaccatcccctattagaggaactggggaactgggccggacagATAActggaagagataattttcTTACCCACTGTAgcagtaaaataaaaatttaaacagCTAATAGAAGACAATTTCCCAATTGACAAGCTAGAATTACATGCAACACCACATACACATTACAATTCACAAATGAGGTTTCAAATCTTCAATGATTCACCTCTAGCTAGCAAGACTTGTAGGGTCCAAGGCTGCGATGGCTCCAGCTAAGAAGACTCAAATAGCTAGTACGAGACCAGGCAAAGAGCGGTTCTGCTGGTCCCCAAGCTGACTCTGCCAAAGCGTCGTTGAGCTATCGTGCTTGACCACCTCAGCCTCGCACCTCGGACCacttgaagaaggagaaggccTCCTCAGGTCCTTCACAGTGAGCCATGTGTTGAAGTACTCCCTGAACTGAGTAATTACCCCATCTTGTAGTGTCCACACGTGAACCCAGTACACCTGAACTCCTTCCCAACCTTCCACTATAACTCTGTTTTCGTCAATGTCTGTTACACTTCGAGGTTGGAAACTGAATTCTGTTGAGATACACTTCCCCGTGAGAACCCTCATCATATGTTGGCAGCGTGGAGGTCCATGGAACCACCATTCCAGATCACTTGCCACAAGCCTACCCACAGTTGTTGGGTCTCCGCGTTTCAAGGCCCCGTAAAGCTCTTCCACCACTTCCTTATTTCTGATCTCCGGCGGTTCCGCCGGCAGTTCAGCCTCCATGCCAATATTGTCATTAGCCATTCTGGGTTTGCTAGGGAATAGGTAGCAAATTACACAATTTCACAGTTACGGTGAAGAAGTACTGAAgtgggtttttgtttttctccccTGGGTTTTCAAGGATTAGTGAGGTGGGTGTTTGGGTGAGAGTGAGATGCTATTTATAGGAGATTGGGTGAGCCATGCTTGATGGAGTTGcaattgagagaaagagagagagagagcgagagagagacaTGGTTCTTTGGTAGTTGTCGATATCAATACTGTGCCGACACTG
The nucleotide sequence above comes from Telopea speciosissima isolate NSW1024214 ecotype Mountain lineage chromosome 3, Tspe_v1, whole genome shotgun sequence. Encoded proteins:
- the LOC122656376 gene encoding senescence associated gene 20, which translates into the protein MANDNIGMEAELPAEPPEIRNKEVVEELYGALKRGDPTTVGRLVASDLEWWFHGPPRCQHMMRVLTGKCISTEFSFQPRSVTDIDENRVIVEGWEGVQVYWVHVWTLQDGVITQFREYFNTWLTVKDLRRPSPSSSGPRCEAEVVKHDSSTTLWQSQLGDQQNRSLPGLVLAI